A single region of the Lycium barbarum isolate Lr01 chromosome 2, ASM1917538v2, whole genome shotgun sequence genome encodes:
- the LOC132626515 gene encoding wax ester synthase/diacylglycerol acyltransferase 5-like isoform X3: MESIRRRKPSLKPIETKGKATEAAEEEPLSPSARLFHEPNFNVHVIGIMGLKSRITPQVVKEHLPHTLLKHPRFSSLQDTNTPFKGCPGSEFNPRRVVYGTVSLDDMKLVKNALNMTVTDVALGVTQAGLSIYLNRRYGEGKKDKGATEKNNNLPKNIRLRSTILMNLRPSVGIQALADMMDENTEAKWGNCVGYVLLPFKIALRDDPLDYLREAKATIDRKKNSLEAIYTFSTSELALKLFGIKASSSISHRIITNTTMCFSCLPGPQEEIGFYGHPLAYIAPGSYGQPHALMINCQSYINKMTIVLSVDESVIPDPHQLADDFEQSLKLIKDAVVERGLCHE; the protein is encoded by the exons ATGGAGTCCATAAGAAGGAGAAAACCGAGTCTGAAACCAATTGAAACTAAGGGTAAGGCCACCGAAGCAGCTGAAGAAGAGCCATTGAGTCCGTCGGCAAGGTTATTTCACGAGCCCAACTTTAACGTCCATGTTATAGGTATTATGGGCTTGAAATCAAGAATCACTCCGCAAGTTGTCAAAGAGCATTTGCCCCATACTTTGCTTAAGCATCCACGTTTCTCCAGCCTCCAG GATACAAATACGCCGTTTAAGGGTTGCCCTGGTTCTGAGTTTAATCCTAGACGAGTTGTTTACGGGACAGTAAGTCTTGATGATATGAAGTTGGTGAAAAATGCATTGAATATG ACAGTAACGGATGTCGCTTTGGGAGTAACACAAGCTGGTTTATCTATCTATCTTAATAGGAGATATG GTGAAGGCAAGAAAGACAAGGGAGCAACAGAGAAAAACAATAATCTTCCCAAGAACATCAGACTTAGATCAACTATCCTTATGAACCTAAGACCATCAGTTGGAATTCAG GCTTTGGCTGATATGATGGACGAAAACACTGAGGCAAAGTGGGGGAATTGTGTTGGTTATGTTCTTCTACCCTTTAAAATTGCATTACGAGATGACCCATTAGATTATCTCAGAGAAGCTAAGGCAACTATTGATCGGAAGAAAAACTCTCTTGAAGCTATCTACACATTTTCCACTTCAGAATTAGCACTCAAATTATTTGGGATTAAG GCATCAAGTTCGATATCGCACAGAATTATCACCAATACAACAATGTGCTTTTCCTGTTTGCCTGGTCCTCAAGAGGAAATTGGCTTCTATGGCCATCCTTTGGCTTACATTGCACCCGGTTCTTATGGACAACCTCAT GCATTGATGATTAATTGTCAAAGCTATATAAACAAGATGACTATTGTTCTAAGTGTAGATGAAAGCGTGATTCCTGATCCACATCAACTGGCGGACGATTTTGAACAATCTCTAAAGCTTATCAAGGATGCTGTGGTAGAAAGAGGTCTTTGCCATGAGTAG
- the LOC132626515 gene encoding wax ester synthase/diacylglycerol acyltransferase 11-like isoform X1: MESIRRRKPSLKPIETKGKATEAAEEEPLSPSARLFHEPNFNVHVIGIMGLKSRITPQVVKEHLPHTLLKHPRFSSLQVVDEKKNGEMKWVRTKVDLDKHIVVPQVEENLQESPDKVVEDYIQNLSKTTLDKSKPMWDLHLLNVKTSDAEAVCIFRIHHSLGDGTSLISLLLACMRQTVDPNKVPTIPGNKKRQPIINSLGHSTKGLRRYVMKIWYFMKLVWYTMVDVLMFMATAVFLKDTNTPFKGCPGSEFNPRRVVYGTVSLDDMKLVKNALNMTVTDVALGVTQAGLSIYLNRRYGEGKKDKGATEKNNNLPKNIRLRSTILMNLRPSVGIQALADMMDENTEAKWGNCVGYVLLPFKIALRDDPLDYLREAKATIDRKKNSLEAIYTFSTSELALKLFGIKASSSISHRIITNTTMCFSCLPGPQEEIGFYGHPLAYIAPGSYGQPHALMINCQSYINKMTIVLSVDESVIPDPHQLADDFEQSLKLIKDAVVERGLCHE, translated from the exons ATGGAGTCCATAAGAAGGAGAAAACCGAGTCTGAAACCAATTGAAACTAAGGGTAAGGCCACCGAAGCAGCTGAAGAAGAGCCATTGAGTCCGTCGGCAAGGTTATTTCACGAGCCCAACTTTAACGTCCATGTTATAGGTATTATGGGCTTGAAATCAAGAATCACTCCGCAAGTTGTCAAAGAGCATTTGCCCCATACTTTGCTTAAGCATCCACGTTTCTCCAGCCTCCAG GTGGTGGATGAGAAAaaaaatggagaaatgaaatggGTGCGGACAAAGGTGGACTTAGATAAGCACATTGTGGTACCACAAGTGGAAGAAAACCTACAAGAATCACCAGACAAAGTCGTGGAGGATTATATTCAAAACCTTAGCAAAACAACTCTTGACAAATCGAAACCTATGTGGGATCTCCATCTTCTTAATGTCAAAACATCTGATGCTGAGGCTGTTTGCATTTTTCGAATCCACCATTCACTTGGAGATGGCACCTCTCTTATTTCCCTTTTATTGGCTTGTATGCGTCAAACTGTTGATCCAAATAAGGTTCCAACTATTCCTGGAAATAAAAAGAGGCAGCCTATTATTAATTCTTTGGGGCATTCTACTAAGGGATTGAGACGATATGTTATGAAAATTTGGTATTTTATGAAATTGGTCTGGTATACAATGGTGGATGTATTGATGTTTATGGCTACGGCTGTGTTCTTGAAGGATACAAATACGCCGTTTAAGGGTTGCCCTGGTTCTGAGTTTAATCCTAGACGAGTTGTTTACGGGACAGTAAGTCTTGATGATATGAAGTTGGTGAAAAATGCATTGAATATG ACAGTAACGGATGTCGCTTTGGGAGTAACACAAGCTGGTTTATCTATCTATCTTAATAGGAGATATG GTGAAGGCAAGAAAGACAAGGGAGCAACAGAGAAAAACAATAATCTTCCCAAGAACATCAGACTTAGATCAACTATCCTTATGAACCTAAGACCATCAGTTGGAATTCAG GCTTTGGCTGATATGATGGACGAAAACACTGAGGCAAAGTGGGGGAATTGTGTTGGTTATGTTCTTCTACCCTTTAAAATTGCATTACGAGATGACCCATTAGATTATCTCAGAGAAGCTAAGGCAACTATTGATCGGAAGAAAAACTCTCTTGAAGCTATCTACACATTTTCCACTTCAGAATTAGCACTCAAATTATTTGGGATTAAG GCATCAAGTTCGATATCGCACAGAATTATCACCAATACAACAATGTGCTTTTCCTGTTTGCCTGGTCCTCAAGAGGAAATTGGCTTCTATGGCCATCCTTTGGCTTACATTGCACCCGGTTCTTATGGACAACCTCAT GCATTGATGATTAATTGTCAAAGCTATATAAACAAGATGACTATTGTTCTAAGTGTAGATGAAAGCGTGATTCCTGATCCACATCAACTGGCGGACGATTTTGAACAATCTCTAAAGCTTATCAAGGATGCTGTGGTAGAAAGAGGTCTTTGCCATGAGTAG
- the LOC132626515 gene encoding wax ester synthase/diacylglycerol acyltransferase 5-like isoform X2 encodes MESIRRRKPSLKPIETKGKATEAAEEEPLSPSARLFHEPNFNVHVIGIMGLKSRITPQVVKEHLPHTLLKHPRFSSLQVVDEKKNGEMKWVRTKVDLDKHIVVPQVEENLQESPDKVVEDYIQNLSKTTLDKSKPMWDLHLLNVKTSDAEAVCIFRIHHSLGDGTSLISLLLACMRQTVDPNKVPTIPGNKKRQPIINSLGHSTKGLRRYVMKIWYFMKLVWYTMVDVLMFMATAVFLKDTNTPFKGCPGSEFNPRRVVYGTVSLDDMKLVKNALNMTVTDVALGVTQAGLSIYLNRRYGEGKKDKGATEKNNNLPKNIRLRSTILMNLRPSVGIQALADMMDENTEAKWGNCVGYVLLPFKIALRDDPLDYLREAKATIDRKKNSLEAIYTFSTSELALKLFGIKASSSISHRIITNTTMCFSCLPGPQEEIGFYGHPLAYIAPGSYGQPHMKA; translated from the exons ATGGAGTCCATAAGAAGGAGAAAACCGAGTCTGAAACCAATTGAAACTAAGGGTAAGGCCACCGAAGCAGCTGAAGAAGAGCCATTGAGTCCGTCGGCAAGGTTATTTCACGAGCCCAACTTTAACGTCCATGTTATAGGTATTATGGGCTTGAAATCAAGAATCACTCCGCAAGTTGTCAAAGAGCATTTGCCCCATACTTTGCTTAAGCATCCACGTTTCTCCAGCCTCCAG GTGGTGGATGAGAAAaaaaatggagaaatgaaatggGTGCGGACAAAGGTGGACTTAGATAAGCACATTGTGGTACCACAAGTGGAAGAAAACCTACAAGAATCACCAGACAAAGTCGTGGAGGATTATATTCAAAACCTTAGCAAAACAACTCTTGACAAATCGAAACCTATGTGGGATCTCCATCTTCTTAATGTCAAAACATCTGATGCTGAGGCTGTTTGCATTTTTCGAATCCACCATTCACTTGGAGATGGCACCTCTCTTATTTCCCTTTTATTGGCTTGTATGCGTCAAACTGTTGATCCAAATAAGGTTCCAACTATTCCTGGAAATAAAAAGAGGCAGCCTATTATTAATTCTTTGGGGCATTCTACTAAGGGATTGAGACGATATGTTATGAAAATTTGGTATTTTATGAAATTGGTCTGGTATACAATGGTGGATGTATTGATGTTTATGGCTACGGCTGTGTTCTTGAAGGATACAAATACGCCGTTTAAGGGTTGCCCTGGTTCTGAGTTTAATCCTAGACGAGTTGTTTACGGGACAGTAAGTCTTGATGATATGAAGTTGGTGAAAAATGCATTGAATATG ACAGTAACGGATGTCGCTTTGGGAGTAACACAAGCTGGTTTATCTATCTATCTTAATAGGAGATATG GTGAAGGCAAGAAAGACAAGGGAGCAACAGAGAAAAACAATAATCTTCCCAAGAACATCAGACTTAGATCAACTATCCTTATGAACCTAAGACCATCAGTTGGAATTCAG GCTTTGGCTGATATGATGGACGAAAACACTGAGGCAAAGTGGGGGAATTGTGTTGGTTATGTTCTTCTACCCTTTAAAATTGCATTACGAGATGACCCATTAGATTATCTCAGAGAAGCTAAGGCAACTATTGATCGGAAGAAAAACTCTCTTGAAGCTATCTACACATTTTCCACTTCAGAATTAGCACTCAAATTATTTGGGATTAAG GCATCAAGTTCGATATCGCACAGAATTATCACCAATACAACAATGTGCTTTTCCTGTTTGCCTGGTCCTCAAGAGGAAATTGGCTTCTATGGCCATCCTTTGGCTTACATTGCACCCGGTTCTTATGGACAACCTCAT ATGAAAGCGTGA